From Juglans regia cultivar Chandler chromosome 9, Walnut 2.0, whole genome shotgun sequence:
TGTCCTCATACTGAGCTTTACAACGTCTCTCCCAAAGTTCCCAAGAGATAATAGAGGGAATAAGACCTAGAATAATACGTATCTGGGAAGAGCTACCCGCACGGCGAAACCAGAAATTTGTCTGTTCCTTCCAAGTGAGGAATGAAGGCATGTGGACCCCAACTTGATTAGCTGCTAACCGCCAGACATTTCGGGGAAGGTCCTCCGTGCAGAGGACATGATTCAAGTCCTCAGTATGGTCCTCTTGGCAGCAGTTACATTTTGAAGCAATCGAAATACCCACCATCTTAATCTTTTCATCAACACTCAGGCAATTATCAGTGGCCTTCCACTTCATGATGGAAATTTTCTTAGCATGATTGGCGTGCCAAATCCACTGGGCCCAAGGTAAAGGAGGAGCCCAAACCCTAATGCAATTCCAGGCACTCTTGGTAGTAAATGTACCCTTCATATCTCTCAACCAAACCAGTACTTCATTGCCCTCTTTCCGTCTAGCCAAGTATTCGTACAACTCACTAGCCTTCTAATGACCCACTAAGTTATTCAAGAGAGACGTATCCCACCCATTTTCAATACAACAATCCTTAATCTTAGCGAAGGCTGAGCAGTCACAGGAAGGTGACTATTGAGGGGACCTCTTGTATCCCAATTTTCATACTGAAAGGAGATGTTTCCCTCTCTTACAACGCATTTGGAGCGATTAAGGACCTTCGGGATACTGCAGACAATTGATTTCTAAAAACGAGTCCCTTTAGAGGGCTCTAGCAGCGATAAGTGAGTTCCTTTGAAATATTTGCCTTTGAAAAAATCCGCCCAAAGAGACTTACCCTTGATAAGAttccaagcaaacttcatgTGTAAGGCTCTCTGAACATCCTTAAATTCCATAATCCCCAACCCACCCTCATTAGTAAGGTGTAGATATTATTCTAAGAAATCTATTTCCTATGACTTTTGCCTTCAGACTCATCCCAAAAAAAGGAGCTCAGGAGCTTGTTCAGACTAGTAATCACCATTTTAGGAACCTCTAGCACCGCTAGAAGATGAGTGGTCATACTAGCTAAAACGTGGTGCAAGAGAATAACTATCCCACCACCAGAGAGAAATTTCATCTTCCAGCCCgcaatcttattttttactttaccCAGCAAAGCCCCAAAATCAGAAGTCTTCAACCTACCATCCACTATGGGCAACCCCAAGTACTAAAATGGAAAATGACCCTCAGTGAAACCAGTGAGTCTGAGTAGGGAATGTTTCCTGTAACCCGGAATTCTCTTTGAAAAGAAGATGaaacttttctctttgttgaggACCTGTCCTGTCCAGACCTCATACTTGTTTAAGGCCTCCATCAACCCTCGGATAGATTTCTTATCACAATTTGCAAATATAACGATATCATCGGCATACATAAGATGGGAAATAAAGGGGGTCCCTCTGGCTTGAGTAAAACATCTGATTTTTCCTGCctcaaaatatttcttaatgagACGGGAGAGAACTTCTTGCATAATGATCGAATACCACGAGGATGAAATACAAGCATTGATCAAATCACAAACATGAGGAGAGAAACCAAACTTGTTCAAAACGTGTAATAGAAACTTCCAATCTACTCGATCATAAGCCTTTGACATATCAAGTTTAATCAACACGTTTCCCCTGTcgatgttttcaaaaatactgtGACCTGAGATAAAAGCTCATTGTTCCTGCGATATCATTTTAAGGAGCAAATTAGTCAGGCGAGCcacaataattttagaataaatcttataaatcactAAACAGAGACTAATAGGTCTAAATTTGTCGAAGCTCGTAGGCTTGTCCATCTTGGGAATTAACACAATAGCAGAAGCAGTATAGCACCTAGGAAAAAAATGGTTCTGGAAGAAATTATGAGTGGTAGCAAGAAGATCATCTTTGACCAGACCCCAACAGACTCTGAAGAAACCAGAGCCGAAGCCATCTGGCCCGGGGCTACTTTCAATGGAAATGGTAAAGAAGGCATCCTTAACATCCTTTATGGTAGGGACTCTGCCAATGACCTGGTTCTCCTCATTGGtaatgagaaattatttgtataaatctcaaatagacaaatctcataCAAATCCTTATAAAAAGGTTGAcctcatctttaaaaaatataaaaaaattattctttattaataagatttatttttttataaaaaatttgtataaaatttatctatttaagatttatatataatattactccaataataataatagcgAAGACCAGGTTAGGTAAAACACGAGTGCCAGACTGACccagaaaattttgaaaataatcaacGGCAGATTTGTGAATTTCAACGGAGGTAGTTAAAACAGTACCATCTGACAAGCTCATATGGCACAAGTTCCTTTAAAGTGCAatcccaatccaatcaaattcCTGGCTCCACTGGTGATCGTAAGCGGCAGATACATCCATACCAATAATTCATCATAAATCCAGCTAAAAAAATGTCACATAATACTatacacaaaaaagaaaaaaaaagaagatgatctACGGCACATAATGTTACATCTTCCGGCGACTATAAAGGCCAAAGCCAGAAAGGAAACGTGATCAGAAAAGGAGAAAACACAAGATTATGAAACAGAAGAGAAAAATGGAAAGTCGATTAAGAGACTTGTCAAGCTGCATTTCCTGCCTTCTCATCCTAGTACTGCCAATCCCTGTGCGAGGATGGGAACCCGGATAACGATAAGGGTATACACTTATATTTGAGCTCCCAAACATCCTCGCGTATACCATCTCCCCAAACATGCCAATTGTTGGACTAAATAAACGAGCCATCGCTTCACCCCCAAGAaaagttgatgcatctgcagcTAAACCTCCATACATGTGAGGAAAGTATTGCTGGTGATGAAATGACTGTGACTGTGACTGAAAATAATTTGGGTGAAGTTGGTGGCTGGAATCCAAAGTAGAGTTTGTAGCAGAAGTAAGAGTGTTCAATCCGAAAGGAGCTGGTCTGTGGGGTATGACAAGGCCCGAGTTGGGTTTCTTGCCAGTAGAATCTGGAGGGGAGGAGCCCCGGCCATACAGGGGGACCAACGATGTCGGTGAGATGTTAGCTTTACAAACGGGGCACTTCCGATGCGGATCTGGGTCATCTGCGGAGATTTGTACATGAAGCCACTTGTAAATGCATGGCCAGCAGTACAAGTGACCGCAGAGAGTGACCACAGGTTCATGTGCTGAATCTAAGCATATGTTGCAATCAAAGCAGCCATCTTCATTGTCTGGGACTGATGTTGGGGCAGAAATGGATTTCCA
This genomic window contains:
- the LOC108992714 gene encoding E3 ubiquitin-protein ligase RMA3-like is translated as MEHNFFEPELHFESAGDVSFHQTWKSISAPTSVPDNEDGCFDCNICLDSAHEPVVTLCGHLYCWPCIYKWLHVQISADDPDPHRKCPVCKANISPTSLVPLYGRGSSPPDSTGKKPNSGLVIPHRPAPFGLNTLTSATNSTLDSSHQLHPNYFQSQSQSFHHQQYFPHMYGGLAADASTFLGGEAMARLFSPTIGMFGEMVYARMFGSSNISVYPYRYPGSHPRTGIGSTRMRRQEMQLDKSLNRLSIFLFCFIILCFLLF